One window from the genome of bacterium encodes:
- a CDS encoding mechanosensitive ion channel family protein yields the protein YDTDIAAAMALIKEVADGLWREQLESFTIIQEPTMAGVQAFGDNSIALRLVVRTEPGEQFGTARELRKRLKLALDDAGIEIPFPQRTIWVRSQPGAPLPGETSGTGSSG from the coding sequence CCTACGACACCGACATCGCCGCGGCGATGGCTCTCATCAAGGAAGTGGCGGACGGGTTGTGGCGGGAGCAACTCGAGTCGTTCACGATCATCCAGGAGCCGACCATGGCGGGGGTTCAGGCCTTCGGGGACAACTCGATCGCCCTCCGCCTGGTGGTCAGGACCGAGCCCGGGGAGCAGTTCGGCACGGCGCGGGAGTTGCGGAAGCGTCTCAAGCTCGCTCTTGACGACGCGGGGATCGAGATCCCGTTCCCGCAGCGCACCATCTGGGTACGTTCCCAGCCGGGCGCGCCCTTGCCGGGTGAAACGAGCGGTACGGGTAGCTCCGGTTAG
- a CDS encoding universal stress protein, translated as MKQVLAAVDLSPMSRRVADRGRILAEAHQTELKLVHVAEPPDVPLPDEMMERIHLYRQSQAEDLLTWINARARCRVDLEVRSGNMAIELAKLSHKAGLVITGTSSVDQTRIGPRTTRLARKLHASVLSVRRLLRSPYRRAIAAVDLSDASTSAVDLALLLATGADTVTAVASLPTDDETMLSDAGIMPERLDVLRRERLSLLEESMQKFVAGWGGLVTPVVLDGPPPQTVAEFARISNADLVVAASRGAGNANMVLLGSNAERMMGTVPCDVAIARVPGRFYRP; from the coding sequence ATGAAGCAGGTGCTTGCTGCGGTCGATCTGTCCCCGATGTCCCGCCGCGTGGCCGATCGAGGCCGGATTCTTGCAGAGGCTCACCAGACCGAGCTCAAGCTGGTGCATGTAGCGGAACCACCCGACGTCCCGCTCCCGGACGAGATGATGGAGCGGATCCACCTGTACCGCCAGAGCCAGGCGGAGGACCTGCTGACATGGATCAATGCCCGCGCCCGCTGCCGGGTGGATCTGGAGGTCCGGTCGGGGAACATGGCCATCGAACTGGCCAAGCTGTCCCACAAGGCCGGGTTGGTGATCACCGGCACCTCGTCGGTCGACCAGACGAGGATCGGCCCCCGCACCACCAGGCTGGCCCGCAAGCTGCATGCCTCGGTGCTGAGCGTGCGGAGATTGCTGCGTTCCCCGTATCGCCGGGCGATAGCGGCCGTAGACCTTTCCGATGCCAGCACTTCAGCGGTCGACCTGGCCCTCCTCCTGGCGACGGGCGCCGACACGGTGACGGCGGTGGCGTCGTTACCCACCGACGACGAGACCATGCTCTCCGATGCGGGGATCATGCCCGAACGGCTCGATGTGCTGCGGCGGGAACGGCTCTCCTTGCTGGAGGAGAGCATGCAGAAGTTCGTGGCCGGCTGGGGCGGCCTGGTAACGCCGGTGGTCCTGGACGGGCCCCCGCCGCAGACAGTGGCCGAGTTCGCCCGCATCAGCAACGCCGACCTGGTGGTGGCCGCCAGCCGCGGCGCCGGCAACGCCAACATGGTCCTTTTGGGAAGCAACGCCGAGAGGATGATGGGGACCGTCCCCTGCGACGTGGCCATAGCCCGCGTGCCCGGCCGCTTCTACCGCCCCTAG